A part of Paenibacillus sp. sptzw28 genomic DNA contains:
- a CDS encoding alpha-L-fucosidase, with protein MNDRPLAVPSKQQLAWQDLGLGMFCHFGLNTFCDREWGEGKDTPANFNPTELDAGQWARTAKRAGFSYLMLTAKHHDGFCLWQTDTTDYSVKSSPWKDGQGDVVRECAEACRKEGLLFGIYLSPWDRHDPRYPDREAYDDLYCAQLTELLTQYGPLVELWFDGAGSEGREYDWPRVMALVQKYQPEAMVFNMGAPTVRWVGNEDGIAPYPCWNTAAEARVSMFTNDMTAWLPETPDWVPAECPVPIRGNHWFWHPNDQTPLRPLEELMDMYNRSVGHGATLLLNLAPDNRGLFPEEEVVRVIEFGDEIRSRYAKPLAVTGGTGQTVTVRLETETEIDHVILMEKIELGERVRDYVLEAERNGEWVELVKGSAIGHKKIDSFAAVRTKEIRIRILQSVGEPFIRSLAVYYVNKGKRHA; from the coding sequence ATGAATGACAGGCCATTGGCAGTGCCTTCGAAGCAGCAGCTTGCCTGGCAGGACTTGGGGCTGGGAATGTTCTGCCACTTCGGTTTGAATACATTTTGCGACCGGGAGTGGGGAGAAGGCAAGGATACTCCTGCCAATTTCAATCCGACAGAGCTTGATGCCGGCCAGTGGGCGAGAACGGCGAAGCGCGCGGGCTTTTCGTATTTGATGCTGACAGCCAAGCACCATGACGGATTTTGCCTGTGGCAAACGGATACGACCGATTATTCGGTCAAATCCAGTCCATGGAAGGACGGTCAAGGAGACGTCGTCCGCGAATGTGCTGAAGCTTGCAGGAAGGAAGGCTTGCTGTTCGGGATATACCTCTCCCCCTGGGACAGGCATGATCCGAGATATCCGGACAGGGAAGCTTACGATGATTTATACTGCGCCCAATTGACCGAGCTCCTGACTCAGTACGGACCGCTCGTCGAATTATGGTTTGACGGTGCCGGATCGGAAGGAAGGGAATACGACTGGCCCAGAGTAATGGCTTTGGTTCAAAAATATCAGCCGGAAGCGATGGTCTTTAATATGGGAGCCCCGACGGTGCGGTGGGTAGGCAATGAAGACGGCATAGCGCCATATCCATGCTGGAATACCGCTGCTGAAGCACGAGTGAGCATGTTCACGAACGATATGACCGCGTGGCTTCCGGAAACGCCGGATTGGGTTCCTGCGGAGTGCCCGGTCCCGATTCGCGGCAATCACTGGTTCTGGCACCCGAATGACCAGACCCCTCTTCGTCCGCTCGAAGAGTTAATGGATATGTATAATCGCTCTGTCGGACACGGTGCAACGCTGCTCCTTAATCTTGCGCCGGATAACCGGGGGCTGTTCCCGGAGGAAGAAGTCGTCCGCGTCATAGAGTTTGGAGACGAGATCAGATCCAGATACGCGAAGCCGCTAGCGGTGACAGGCGGAACAGGACAAACTGTAACCGTCCGGCTTGAGACGGAGACGGAGATTGACCATGTCATTCTCATGGAGAAGATCGAGCTCGGGGAACGTGTCCGCGACTATGTGCTGGAAGCGGAGCGAAATGGCGAGTGGGTTGAGCTTGTCAAAGGAAGCGCGATCGGTCACAAAAAAATCGATTCGTTCGCGGCTGTTCGGACAAAGGAAATCCGCATTCGCATCCTGCAAAGTGTCGGAGAACCGTTCATCCGTTCGCTTGCCGTCTATTACGTAAACAAGGGGAAACGGCATGCTTGA
- a CDS encoding sugar phosphate isomerase/epimerase: MKLGLSTYSLQSALNRKEMSVVDIIRWVAGQGGEHVEIVPLGFDLIDRPELVEEIRIAAEKANIELSNYAVSANFAQEDPEKYEQEILTTMRHVDVARDLGVKRMRHDVASRPTAQATVEQFEKDLPALVAACRRVADYAGQFGIVTSVENHGYYIQASERVRRLIHEVDRDNFKTTLDIGNFLCVDEDPLSAVTYNVPFASMVHVKDFYRRPATYNPGEGWFRSAYGNYLRGAIAGQGDIPVAEALRIVKQSGYDGYISIEFEGMEECRTGSRIAMDNVRRLWNQA, from the coding sequence ATGAAGCTTGGACTAAGCACTTACAGCCTGCAGAGCGCCCTTAACCGCAAGGAAATGTCCGTAGTCGATATTATTCGCTGGGTCGCTGGGCAAGGCGGCGAGCATGTTGAAATTGTGCCTCTAGGGTTTGATTTGATCGATCGCCCGGAACTGGTGGAGGAGATCCGCATCGCTGCGGAAAAAGCGAATATTGAGCTTTCGAATTATGCAGTCAGCGCTAATTTCGCTCAGGAAGATCCGGAGAAATATGAACAGGAAATCCTCACAACCATGCGTCATGTCGATGTAGCCCGGGATCTGGGCGTCAAGCGTATGCGCCACGACGTCGCGTCGCGCCCCACCGCGCAAGCCACGGTCGAGCAATTCGAGAAAGACTTGCCCGCATTGGTCGCCGCTTGCCGGCGGGTAGCCGATTATGCCGGGCAATTCGGCATTGTTACGAGCGTGGAAAACCACGGCTATTATATTCAGGCAAGCGAACGCGTGCGCCGTTTGATCCATGAAGTCGACCGCGATAATTTCAAAACAACGCTTGATATCGGAAATTTTCTATGCGTGGATGAGGATCCGCTAAGCGCCGTTACGTATAATGTGCCCTTCGCCTCCATGGTTCATGTCAAGGATTTCTATCGCCGTCCCGCGACTTATAACCCCGGCGAAGGCTGGTTTCGTTCGGCATACGGCAACTATCTGCGCGGAGCCATAGCCGGGCAAGGAGATATTCCTGTCGCCGAAGCTTTGCGGATCGTGAAGCAGTCCGGTTACGACGGTTATATTTCGATTGAGTTCGAAGGCATGGAAGAATGTCGAACCGGCTCGAGAATCGCCATGGACAATGTCCGAAGATTATGGAATCAGGCGTAA
- a CDS encoding AraC family transcriptional regulator, with product MNKNWFRQLLFSYLPAFFGITMILFFLFFQTLNEQNRKEAIKANEFLSQQVIRYSDNTLKLIDYRVVREILTNPVVSRFFAPGDNDVYANMQALKVMDDIKFNYPIIDSVYFVRLKDNYVLGDGSSALSDFPDLQFIDQYKNKKMSDKWTGERDYKAYANVAPKKVITLVRAVPYSGQKQGFFVVNVSLSNLKNSISQMYNSNISFVRLVDNQGHNLLGNDKGAADKNEVFSQFTSPYTGWKVESGLISKGGIKFALNFYSVWVILAFAAVILGVIWVIHVTRRNYQPIQQIVSLIQTNSLKNETNGKKSEGEFGFIQNTLVHLMEETEKFRMQNQKNLILQKKYRFQEVMEGNAPIKESEWISELKKYDLQVEGKTAFVQSYEMDGYQNFTQMYSQHDQSLLKFTLFIVVLETAQNHNAAVWAEWTADNRLSSIIWAPEDSDPGEIQVAIAESVRGWIEQNLSFTVTIGQGDSAETLEEIRQSYEKAGDLLQFKAVLGPNRIICPEDSVRPPQNEINEYFYTIYSLSQSLRLSDDEWTRHLSLLFEQIRSSLSSRKEVKSLMQFLQQHLEREFLELSKEYRHIWKSTQGELLGLGKQWETVDELEAGCTRIFETMYNNMHALRDSYSNRAVIGDIRNYIEENFANPDLSLDYLSEKFQLNAKNVSKMFKEEFGENFVDFLIGLRMNSAKRMLTETHKSMQEISLEVGYYNYNSFNRAFKNVVGLSPRDYRKQGSESA from the coding sequence GTGAATAAAAATTGGTTTCGTCAGCTGCTGTTTTCCTATCTCCCCGCTTTTTTCGGCATCACGATGATATTGTTTTTTTTGTTTTTCCAAACCTTAAACGAACAGAACCGGAAAGAAGCCATAAAAGCCAACGAGTTTCTCTCCCAACAGGTTATCCGGTACTCTGACAATACTTTAAAGCTGATTGATTACAGGGTCGTACGGGAAATTCTCACCAACCCGGTCGTTTCGCGGTTTTTCGCCCCTGGAGACAATGATGTTTATGCAAACATGCAGGCACTTAAAGTCATGGATGATATAAAATTTAATTATCCCATTATTGATTCCGTTTATTTCGTAAGGTTGAAGGATAATTACGTGCTGGGTGACGGTTCCAGCGCGCTCTCGGATTTTCCCGACTTGCAATTCATCGACCAATATAAGAACAAAAAAATGTCGGATAAATGGACGGGGGAACGTGATTATAAAGCCTATGCCAATGTGGCCCCCAAGAAAGTCATTACCTTGGTTAGAGCAGTCCCTTATTCAGGTCAAAAGCAAGGCTTTTTCGTAGTTAATGTAAGCTTATCCAATCTCAAGAATTCCATTAGCCAGATGTACAACTCCAACATCAGTTTTGTTCGTCTGGTAGACAATCAAGGTCATAATTTACTCGGAAATGACAAAGGGGCAGCCGATAAGAACGAAGTGTTCTCACAATTCACCTCTCCTTATACCGGCTGGAAAGTGGAAAGCGGACTTATCAGCAAAGGCGGTATCAAGTTCGCCCTCAACTTCTACAGCGTATGGGTGATTCTGGCTTTCGCTGCAGTAATTCTGGGCGTCATATGGGTTATCCATGTGACCAGAAGGAACTACCAGCCGATCCAGCAGATCGTGTCGCTCATCCAGACCAATTCCCTCAAGAATGAGACGAACGGGAAAAAGAGCGAGGGTGAGTTCGGGTTTATTCAAAATACGTTGGTACATTTGATGGAAGAAACAGAGAAATTCCGAATGCAGAACCAGAAAAATTTGATTTTGCAAAAAAAATACCGCTTTCAAGAGGTTATGGAAGGAAACGCGCCGATCAAGGAAAGTGAATGGATTTCCGAGCTTAAGAAATACGACCTCCAGGTTGAAGGCAAGACCGCCTTCGTGCAATCCTATGAGATGGACGGTTATCAGAACTTCACACAAATGTACAGCCAGCACGATCAATCACTGCTCAAGTTTACTTTGTTTATCGTGGTGCTTGAAACGGCCCAAAATCATAATGCCGCTGTATGGGCGGAGTGGACGGCGGACAATCGGCTTTCATCCATCATTTGGGCGCCCGAGGATTCGGACCCGGGAGAAATTCAGGTTGCGATTGCCGAGTCGGTGCGCGGGTGGATTGAGCAGAATCTGAGCTTTACCGTAACGATCGGACAAGGGGACTCGGCTGAAACGCTGGAGGAAATACGCCAATCCTATGAAAAGGCCGGTGATTTGCTGCAGTTTAAAGCGGTCCTTGGCCCGAACAGGATTATCTGTCCGGAAGACAGCGTGAGACCGCCGCAGAATGAAATTAATGAATATTTCTATACGATCTATTCGCTTTCGCAGTCGTTACGCTTATCCGATGACGAGTGGACCCGGCATTTGAGCCTGTTGTTCGAGCAAATTCGAAGCTCTCTTTCCTCCCGTAAAGAAGTCAAAAGCCTGATGCAATTTTTGCAGCAGCATTTGGAACGGGAATTCCTGGAGTTGTCCAAAGAGTATCGCCATATATGGAAATCCACCCAAGGCGAGCTGCTTGGGCTTGGCAAACAATGGGAGACGGTGGACGAGCTGGAGGCCGGCTGCACCCGCATATTCGAAACGATGTATAACAATATGCATGCGCTGAGGGATTCTTACAGCAACAGGGCCGTGATCGGAGATATCCGGAATTATATCGAAGAGAATTTCGCCAATCCGGATCTTTCGCTTGATTATTTGAGTGAAAAATTCCAGTTGAATGCGAAAAATGTGAGCAAAATGTTTAAAGAGGAATTCGGCGAGAATTTCGTTGATTTCCTTATCGGCCTTCGTATGAACAGTGCGAAAAGAATGCTTACCGAAACTCATAAATCGATGCAGGAAATCAGTCTCGAGGTCGGCTATTACAACTACAATTCCTTTAACCGCGCCTTTAAAAACGTGGTGGGACTATCCCCACGAGATTACCGAAAGCAGGGAAGCGAATCCGCTTAG
- a CDS encoding beta-galactosidase, translated as MFSFEKSEFYDRDKTVRILSGAIHYFRVVPEYWRDRLLKLRACGLNTVETYIPWNFHEPEEGEFHFDGMANVVRFIETAGELGLYVIVRPSPYICAEWEFGGLPAWLLADSDMQLRCYHQPFLDRVNAYYDVLMPKLKPLLCTNGGPVIAVQIENEYGSYGNDARYLEYLKHALTDRGIDVLLFTSDGPTDALLQGGSIPGTLATVNFGSQPVSSFAKLREYQADAPLMCMEFWNGWFDHWGKGHHTRDAGDVAQVFEEMLKEQASVNFYMFHGGTNFGFYNGANCQTYNHYEPTITSYDYDSLLDEAGEPTEKYFAVREVISRYSDIGEYEPPERIGRQAYGEVAMEEQAGLFENLDRLSTPFRSATPLPMEKAGQNYGFIMYTTRITGPRPAEELHLQDVRDRAMVFLDDALIGIIERAEKEQTVSFSVPAEGATLSILVENMGRINYGPYLKDAKGITEGVRLGFQFLFDWTIRPLPLKDLSNVTYGNTYVQTQPLFYRGTLHTETALDTFIDMGGWTKGVVFINGFNLGRYWNKGPQRTLYVPGPLLRKGENEIIVFELHGTRQRSITFTDKPILNQLMEE; from the coding sequence ATGTTTAGCTTTGAGAAAAGTGAATTTTACGATCGGGACAAAACGGTTCGCATTCTTTCGGGCGCCATTCATTATTTCCGGGTTGTACCGGAGTATTGGCGTGACCGGCTCCTTAAGCTGAGAGCATGCGGTTTGAATACGGTCGAAACTTACATTCCCTGGAATTTTCATGAACCTGAAGAAGGGGAGTTCCATTTTGACGGGATGGCCAATGTTGTCCGGTTCATTGAAACCGCCGGAGAACTTGGTTTGTACGTTATCGTCCGTCCAAGCCCGTATATTTGCGCCGAATGGGAGTTCGGCGGGCTGCCCGCGTGGCTGCTGGCGGATTCGGATATGCAGCTTCGCTGCTATCATCAGCCGTTCCTGGACAGGGTGAATGCTTATTATGACGTGCTAATGCCAAAGCTGAAGCCGCTTCTGTGTACGAATGGCGGGCCGGTCATTGCCGTTCAAATCGAGAATGAATACGGCAGCTACGGGAACGATGCCCGGTATCTGGAGTACCTTAAACACGCTTTAACCGATCGCGGAATCGATGTTCTGCTGTTCACTTCCGACGGACCGACAGACGCACTGCTCCAGGGAGGTTCGATTCCAGGTACGCTGGCTACCGTCAATTTCGGATCGCAGCCCGTTTCTTCCTTCGCCAAGCTGCGGGAATATCAAGCGGATGCTCCGCTCATGTGCATGGAGTTTTGGAACGGTTGGTTCGACCATTGGGGAAAGGGCCATCATACCCGGGATGCAGGGGATGTAGCGCAAGTGTTCGAAGAGATGCTCAAAGAGCAAGCATCCGTTAATTTCTATATGTTTCATGGCGGAACGAATTTCGGATTCTACAATGGCGCGAACTGCCAAACTTATAACCATTATGAACCGACCATAACAAGTTACGACTATGATTCACTGCTTGATGAAGCAGGCGAGCCGACGGAGAAATATTTTGCCGTGCGGGAAGTGATTTCGCGGTATTCCGATATCGGTGAATATGAACCGCCGGAGAGAATCGGCAGACAGGCTTACGGTGAAGTCGCGATGGAGGAGCAAGCCGGATTATTTGAGAATCTGGACAGGCTTTCAACGCCGTTTCGCTCAGCGACACCTCTGCCGATGGAGAAAGCGGGTCAAAATTACGGTTTCATCATGTATACGACTCGAATTACAGGTCCGCGTCCGGCTGAGGAGCTTCACCTTCAGGACGTCCGCGACCGTGCAATGGTTTTCCTTGACGATGCGTTAATCGGCATTATCGAACGGGCGGAGAAGGAGCAAACCGTATCTTTCTCCGTTCCGGCTGAAGGAGCGACACTAAGTATCCTCGTCGAAAATATGGGGCGGATCAACTATGGTCCATATTTGAAAGATGCCAAGGGAATAACGGAAGGCGTCCGGCTCGGCTTTCAATTTTTGTTCGATTGGACGATTCGTCCCCTTCCTTTGAAGGATTTATCAAATGTAACGTACGGTAACACTTATGTACAAACACAGCCGTTATTTTACAGGGGAACTCTTCATACCGAGACTGCGCTAGACACGTTTATCGATATGGGCGGCTGGACCAAAGGGGTCGTATTTATCAACGGCTTCAACCTGGGCCGGTATTGGAACAAAGGACCGCAGCGAACCTTATACGTTCCCGGCCCCTTACTGCGCAAAGGCGAGAACGAAATAATCGTATTCGAGCTGCACGGAACCCGGCAGCGCTCGATAACTTTCACGGATAAGCCAATACTGAATCAACTGATGGAGGAATAA
- a CDS encoding asparaginase, which produces METETSVRLVEEYRGGVLENVYYGHICAVNEEGNVILSAGDPEWVTYLRSAAKPIQAIPAFVQGCDEEFGLEDRDKAIMMASHRAESYHVAALESMLQKIGVEEDSLACGSTYPLSPAARDDLVFRHMPKRKLYHNCSGKHLGILALCKSKGYPLQGYSELGHPAQLEIAEAVASLSGCPSGRIHTGVDGCGLPVVAMPLRYMAVMYMKLACPDRIESEPVRKAVTRISGLMNDYSEMISAPWFICSNLLRDPNIVAKGGAKGVYCFGLRKERIAFALKVLDGSEEKWPLIIAAILEQIGYDNRETIERMYVLAPPEVKNDSQAAVGWNKAVFKLKSH; this is translated from the coding sequence ATGGAAACAGAGACTTCGGTAAGACTGGTCGAAGAATACCGCGGCGGAGTATTGGAAAACGTTTATTACGGGCATATTTGCGCGGTTAACGAGGAAGGGAACGTCATCTTAAGCGCCGGAGATCCGGAATGGGTCACCTATCTGCGCTCTGCAGCAAAACCGATCCAAGCCATTCCGGCTTTCGTCCAGGGCTGCGATGAAGAATTCGGCCTTGAGGACCGGGACAAAGCCATCATGATGGCTTCTCACCGAGCCGAATCATATCATGTTGCCGCTCTTGAATCGATGCTGCAAAAAATCGGCGTTGAAGAGGATAGTCTGGCCTGCGGCTCGACATACCCACTCAGCCCGGCGGCAAGGGACGACTTGGTGTTCCGCCATATGCCCAAGAGAAAGCTATACCATAATTGTTCAGGTAAGCATTTGGGCATTCTTGCGCTATGCAAAAGCAAAGGCTATCCGCTTCAAGGATACAGCGAGCTAGGACATCCGGCGCAGCTGGAAATCGCGGAAGCGGTCGCTTCCCTGTCAGGCTGTCCTTCAGGCCGGATTCATACCGGCGTCGACGGCTGTGGACTACCGGTCGTCGCAATGCCCCTTCGGTACATGGCAGTCATGTATATGAAGCTCGCTTGCCCGGACAGAATCGAATCGGAGCCTGTTAGAAAAGCCGTTACTCGAATATCGGGTTTGATGAACGACTATTCCGAGATGATTTCCGCTCCATGGTTTATTTGTTCGAATTTGCTCCGCGATCCGAACATTGTGGCTAAAGGAGGCGCGAAGGGTGTCTACTGCTTCGGTCTCCGCAAAGAAAGGATCGCCTTCGCATTAAAGGTGCTGGACGGGTCGGAGGAGAAGTGGCCGCTTATTATCGCCGCCATTCTCGAGCAAATCGGCTATGACAACCGTGAGACGATAGAACGCATGTATGTGCTGGCACCGCCGGAGGTTAAGAATGACAGCCAGGCGGCGGTAGGATGGAATAAAGCCGTGTTTAAGTTGAAATCGCACTAA
- a CDS encoding copper homeostasis protein CutC, which translates to MLEIIAESLSDAIAAEAGGADRIELVSALSEGGLTPSHGLISEVLSALTIPVHVMVRPHSRSFCYDSNDIAVMCADIRSIKGLKANGIVVGALTPYNKVDHSAMSFLLQEADGLSVTFHRAFDRIADREEALREIARYPQIRHILTSGGQNSVLDSVDEIIRLRNLAEQHGLTILAGSGLTIPSLESFVHASGVSEVHLGTGVRAVHEGLDVVDTGKVALARSRLYDALQKKL; encoded by the coding sequence ATGCTTGAGATCATAGCTGAAAGCTTGTCTGACGCAATCGCCGCCGAAGCGGGAGGGGCGGACCGTATAGAGCTGGTTTCCGCGCTGTCGGAGGGTGGTTTGACGCCCAGCCATGGTCTGATTTCGGAGGTCTTGAGCGCTTTAACCATCCCTGTCCACGTCATGGTGAGACCGCACAGCCGGTCATTTTGTTACGACAGCAACGATATTGCCGTGATGTGCGCAGATATTCGCAGCATCAAGGGCCTGAAAGCGAACGGAATTGTGGTCGGCGCTCTGACACCTTATAACAAAGTCGATCATTCCGCAATGAGTTTCCTGCTGCAGGAAGCGGATGGGTTGTCGGTAACCTTTCACAGGGCTTTCGATCGGATTGCCGATCGGGAGGAAGCGCTGAGGGAGATTGCGAGGTATCCGCAAATCAGGCATATTCTGACTTCGGGCGGACAAAATAGTGTGTTGGATTCCGTTGATGAGATTATACGGCTGAGAAACCTTGCGGAGCAGCATGGTTTAACGATCCTTGCAGGCAGCGGGCTCACAATCCCCTCCCTGGAATCCTTCGTGCACGCATCAGGCGTATCCGAGGTCCACCTCGGAACGGGAGTCAGAGCCGTCCATGAGGGCTTGGATGTTGTCGATACCGGGAAAGTCGCGCTCGCGAGATCCAGATTGTACGACGCCTTGCAGAAGAAACTCTGA
- a CDS encoding alpha-L-fucosidase, with protein sequence MSEHTAAPHEEERDETQEVENGVHNFSSESDYVVPDNPLIRERLEWFKDQKLGIMMHWGPYSQIGVVESWALSDEDGVWSRNDIDWEQDSEEFKRQYFGLNRTFNPIRFQPELWAELAAEGGFKYLIFTTKHHDGFCMWDTHTTDYRITGPETPFHTHKYADICRNLFDAFRAKGLAIATYFSKADWHTPYYWAPGMARGRDMWRGPSYDPEAYPWLWDSFVRFTHDQIMELMSKYGRIDVLWLDAGWVREGSRVGQDIKLGEVVEKARELQPWLLSADRTVGGPYENYVTPEQTIPDGPLNVPWESCITMGTSFSFRYEDKYKSVRQLVHILLEVVAKGGNLALNVGPQPDGRLPEGAVKRIKELGVWMNTYGEAVYGTRICAPYFTDRCAFTRKENKVYCSYMYPGPDAPVTEYVTVPYTEQVTGVELVGSGESLEYRSSEEGLVIRLPQGVLSEKAPIAHVFRFSES encoded by the coding sequence ATGAGCGAACACACCGCAGCTCCGCACGAAGAAGAGCGGGATGAAACCCAGGAAGTGGAGAATGGCGTCCACAATTTCAGCAGTGAATCCGATTATGTTGTGCCGGACAATCCTCTTATCCGGGAGCGCCTGGAATGGTTTAAGGATCAGAAGCTCGGAATCATGATGCATTGGGGGCCTTATTCTCAAATTGGGGTCGTCGAATCATGGGCGCTGAGCGACGAGGACGGCGTTTGGTCCCGCAACGATATCGATTGGGAGCAGGACAGCGAGGAATTCAAGCGTCAATATTTCGGCCTTAACCGTACGTTTAATCCTATTCGTTTTCAGCCGGAATTATGGGCGGAGCTGGCTGCCGAAGGCGGATTCAAGTATCTGATTTTTACTACCAAGCACCATGACGGATTTTGCATGTGGGACACACATACGACGGATTATCGGATCACCGGTCCCGAAACACCTTTTCACACGCACAAATACGCTGACATATGCAGAAACCTCTTTGATGCTTTCCGTGCCAAGGGACTTGCCATTGCAACCTATTTCTCGAAAGCGGACTGGCATACACCCTATTATTGGGCACCCGGGATGGCGAGGGGACGTGATATGTGGCGTGGGCCCTCATACGATCCCGAAGCGTATCCCTGGCTGTGGGACAGCTTTGTCCGCTTTACGCATGATCAAATCATGGAATTGATGTCCAAATACGGCCGCATCGATGTACTGTGGCTGGATGCCGGTTGGGTGAGAGAAGGCAGCCGGGTCGGCCAGGATATCAAGCTCGGCGAAGTTGTGGAAAAAGCGCGTGAGCTTCAGCCTTGGCTGCTGTCAGCGGATAGGACGGTAGGCGGCCCTTACGAAAATTATGTAACTCCCGAACAAACGATTCCGGACGGTCCGCTGAATGTACCGTGGGAGAGCTGCATCACGATGGGCACCTCCTTCTCGTTCAGGTACGAGGATAAATACAAATCCGTGCGTCAATTGGTTCATATACTGCTTGAAGTTGTGGCAAAAGGCGGCAACCTGGCTTTGAATGTGGGACCGCAGCCGGACGGACGTCTGCCTGAAGGCGCAGTAAAGCGGATCAAGGAACTCGGAGTCTGGATGAACACATATGGCGAAGCTGTATATGGGACACGAATCTGCGCGCCGTATTTTACGGACAGATGCGCCTTTACACGTAAAGAAAACAAGGTGTACTGCTCTTATATGTATCCGGGCCCGGACGCTCCGGTAACGGAATATGTCACGGTTCCCTATACGGAGCAGGTAACCGGCGTGGAGCTGGTCGGCAGCGGAGAGAGCCTCGAATACCGCTCTTCGGAAGAAGGATTGGTTATTCGCCTCCCGCAGGGAGTTCTATCTGAAAAGGCGCCGATCGCACACGTTTTCCGTTTCAGTGAGAGTTAA
- a CDS encoding glycoside hydrolase family 125 protein — MNLPESVREVIERAEKDLAHNPKLLHMFKQCYPNTLETTTRLMNDGTTFVFTGDIPAMWLRDSSAQVRHYLPLAAKDPELQRIIEGLVKRQLMYIGIDPYANAFNETANNNRYDDDLTELSEPNPWAWERKYEIDSLCYPIQLSYLYWKETGITALFDDTYKQTMQAIIRLWQAEQRHFEQSPYRFTRLTGPKTDTVINKGMGMPVNYTGMTWSGFRPSDDACTFGYLIPANMFASVVLGYMAEIAVNVYGDLPLKEEAEGLKEEIDHGIRTYGIYRHPVYGDIYAYETDGFGNYNLMDDANVPSLLSIPYLGYTTKEDPVYLNTRRFILSKSNPYYYEGSYAKGIGSPHTPPQYIWPIALSMQALTSTDPQEIAEIIETLTATDGDTGYMHEGFSVHNPSEFTRPWFAWANSLFGELIYTCMIENRLGAGK; from the coding sequence ATGAATTTACCCGAATCTGTACGGGAAGTGATTGAGCGGGCGGAGAAGGATCTTGCCCACAATCCGAAGCTTCTGCATATGTTCAAGCAGTGTTATCCGAACACGCTGGAGACGACGACCCGTCTGATGAATGACGGCACGACTTTTGTTTTTACCGGAGATATTCCTGCGATGTGGCTGCGGGATTCCAGTGCTCAAGTACGTCATTATTTGCCGCTTGCCGCGAAAGACCCGGAGCTTCAGCGAATCATCGAGGGGCTCGTGAAACGCCAACTAATGTACATCGGCATCGATCCTTATGCAAACGCGTTTAACGAAACGGCTAACAACAACCGCTATGATGACGACCTCACCGAGCTGAGCGAGCCTAATCCTTGGGCATGGGAAAGAAAATACGAGATCGATTCGTTGTGTTATCCGATTCAGCTCAGTTATTTATACTGGAAGGAAACGGGGATCACTGCGCTCTTCGATGATACCTACAAACAAACAATGCAGGCAATTATTCGGTTGTGGCAGGCAGAGCAGAGGCATTTTGAGCAGTCGCCTTACCGCTTTACCCGGTTAACCGGCCCCAAGACCGATACCGTGATCAATAAGGGAATGGGGATGCCGGTTAACTATACCGGCATGACATGGTCGGGCTTCCGTCCAAGCGACGACGCGTGCACATTCGGTTATTTGATTCCGGCCAATATGTTCGCCAGTGTAGTCCTGGGCTACATGGCGGAAATCGCTGTTAATGTGTATGGTGATTTGCCGCTTAAAGAAGAGGCGGAGGGTCTGAAGGAAGAAATCGACCATGGCATCCGAACCTACGGAATTTACCGTCATCCGGTGTATGGAGATATATATGCCTACGAGACCGACGGCTTCGGCAATTATAATCTGATGGACGATGCGAATGTGCCGAGTCTGCTTTCAATCCCCTATCTCGGCTATACGACGAAAGAGGATCCCGTCTATTTAAACACAAGACGATTCATTCTGAGCAAATCGAATCCATATTATTACGAGGGAAGCTATGCCAAAGGAATTGGCAGTCCACATACCCCTCCGCAATATATATGGCCGATTGCCCTGAGTATGCAGGCGCTGACATCGACGGATCCGCAGGAAATCGCAGAAATCATCGAAACGTTAACCGCAACCGACGGCGATACCGGTTACATGCACGAGGGTTTCAGCGTCCATAATCCGAGTGAATTCACTAGGCCCTGGTTTGCCTGGGCGAACAGCTTGTTCGGGGAACTCATCTATACTTGCATGATCGAGAATCGACTCGGCGCCGGTAAGTAA